Proteins encoded together in one Deinococcus radiopugnans ATCC 19172 window:
- the fusA gene encoding elongation factor G — protein MTTKATNYLTHFRNIGIAAHIDAGKTTTTERILFFTGRNRNIGEVHDGAATMDWMEQERERGITITAAATTAKWTRSGTDQEYVVNIIDTPGHVDFTIEVERSMRVLDGAVAVFDSSQGVEPQSETVWRQADRYGVPRIAFSNKMDKTGASFDLVINDIRERLGAIPAPIQYPMGEESDFKGIIDIVRMQTHTFSNDLGTDIVMGEVGDIPEKYAAKVAEMRAMMIEAAAEVDEDVMMKFLEGEEPTAEELISALRKGTIAQKIFPVLCGSSLKNKGVQLLLDAVIDYLPNPLEVPAIVGKMEDSEESVAFPADPDGKLAALAFKIMADPYVGRLTFVRIYSGTMQSGSYVMNASKDKRERVGRLLKMHANSREEVTELKAGELGAVIGLKDSGTGNTLIGDGDDAVLLESIDIPEPVIKLAIEPKTKADQEKMGIGLQKLAEEDPTFRVESDQESGQTTISGMGELHLEILVDRLKREYKVEANVGAPQVAYRETITKATDVEGKFVRQSGGRGQFGHVKIKAEPLEAGTGFVFENAVVGGTIPREYIGPAQKGIEEAMQSGPMLGFPVVDMKVTIYDGSYHEVDSSEMAFKIAGSMALKEAVQKGAPAILEPVMRVEVTVPDDFMGDIIGDLNSRRGQIQGMEARGNAQLVKAFVPLSEMFGYATDMRSMTQGRASYSMFFDHYTQVPNNIAQGLMKK, from the coding sequence ATGACCACCAAAGCCACAAATTACCTGACCCATTTCCGCAATATCGGGATTGCCGCGCACATTGACGCGGGTAAGACCACCACCACCGAGCGCATCCTGTTCTTCACTGGGCGCAACCGCAACATTGGTGAGGTGCATGACGGCGCCGCGACGATGGACTGGATGGAGCAGGAGCGCGAGCGCGGGATCACCATCACTGCCGCCGCCACCACCGCTAAGTGGACCCGCTCCGGCACCGATCAGGAGTACGTCGTCAATATCATCGACACCCCCGGTCACGTGGACTTCACCATTGAGGTGGAGCGCTCCATGCGCGTGTTGGACGGCGCGGTGGCCGTGTTCGACTCTTCTCAGGGCGTCGAGCCGCAGAGCGAGACCGTGTGGCGTCAGGCCGACCGTTACGGCGTGCCGCGCATCGCGTTCTCCAACAAGATGGACAAGACCGGCGCGAGCTTCGATCTGGTCATCAACGACATCCGTGAGCGCCTGGGCGCCATTCCCGCCCCCATCCAGTACCCGATGGGCGAGGAGAGCGACTTCAAGGGCATCATCGACATTGTGCGGATGCAGACCCATACCTTCTCCAACGATCTGGGCACCGACATCGTGATGGGCGAAGTGGGCGACATCCCCGAGAAGTACGCGGCCAAGGTGGCCGAGATGCGCGCCATGATGATCGAGGCCGCCGCCGAGGTCGACGAAGACGTGATGATGAAGTTCCTGGAAGGCGAGGAACCCACCGCCGAGGAACTGATCAGCGCCCTGCGCAAGGGCACCATCGCGCAGAAGATCTTTCCGGTGCTGTGCGGCAGCTCGCTGAAGAACAAGGGCGTTCAGCTGCTGCTCGACGCCGTGATCGACTACCTGCCCAACCCGCTGGAAGTTCCGGCCATCGTGGGCAAGATGGAGGACAGCGAGGAAAGCGTGGCGTTTCCCGCTGATCCCGACGGCAAGCTGGCCGCGCTGGCGTTCAAGATCATGGCCGATCCCTACGTGGGTCGCCTGACCTTCGTGCGTATCTACTCGGGCACCATGCAGTCGGGCAGCTATGTGATGAACGCCTCGAAAGACAAGCGCGAGCGCGTCGGCCGCCTCCTGAAGATGCACGCCAACAGCCGCGAGGAAGTGACCGAGTTGAAGGCCGGGGAGCTGGGCGCCGTGATCGGCCTCAAGGACTCGGGCACCGGCAACACCCTGATCGGTGACGGCGACGACGCGGTGCTGCTCGAAAGCATCGACATCCCGGAACCCGTGATCAAGCTGGCGATTGAACCCAAGACCAAGGCCGACCAGGAAAAGATGGGCATCGGCCTCCAGAAGCTGGCTGAAGAAGATCCCACCTTCCGCGTGGAATCCGATCAAGAGTCGGGCCAGACCACCATCTCGGGCATGGGCGAGCTGCACCTGGAAATCCTGGTGGACCGCCTGAAGCGCGAGTACAAGGTGGAGGCCAACGTGGGCGCGCCGCAGGTGGCCTACCGCGAGACCATCACTAAGGCTACCGACGTGGAAGGCAAGTTCGTGCGCCAGTCCGGCGGACGTGGGCAGTTCGGCCACGTCAAGATCAAGGCCGAGCCGCTGGAAGCCGGAACGGGCTTCGTGTTCGAGAACGCCGTGGTGGGCGGCACCATTCCCCGCGAGTACATCGGTCCTGCCCAGAAGGGCATCGAGGAAGCCATGCAGAGCGGCCCCATGCTGGGCTTCCCGGTCGTGGACATGAAGGTCACCATCTACGACGGGTCCTACCACGAAGTGGACTCCTCGGAAATGGCGTTTAAGATCGCGGGCAGCATGGCCCTCAAGGAAGCCGTCCAGAAGGGCGCCCCGGCGATCCTGGAACCTGTGATGCGCGTGGAAGTCACCGTGCCCGACGACTTCATGGGCGACATCATCGGCGACCTGAACAGCCGCCGCGGTCAGATTCAGGGCATGGAAGCGCGCGGTAACGCCCAGCTCGTCAAGGCCTTCGTGCCGCTGAGCGAGATGTTCGGGTACGCCACCGACATGCGCTCGATGACCCAGGGCCGCGCCAGCTACAGCATGTTCTTCGATCACTACACCCAGGTGCCCAACAACATCGCCCAGGGGCTGATGAAGAAGTAA
- the rpsG gene encoding 30S ribosomal protein S7 — protein MARRRRAEVRPLQPDLVYQDVLVSATINRIMEDGKKNLASRIFYGAMKVVQERTGQESLKIFKQAFDNIKPRVEVRSRRVGGSTYQVPVEVSVRRQQSLTLRWMMAAVDSRPERTAIERLAGEIMDAAQGRGGSIKKKDDIERMAEANRAYAHYRW, from the coding sequence ATGGCACGTCGCCGCAGAGCAGAAGTGCGTCCCCTCCAGCCCGACCTGGTGTATCAGGACGTGCTGGTCAGCGCCACCATCAACCGCATCATGGAAGACGGCAAGAAGAACCTCGCCAGCCGTATTTTCTACGGGGCCATGAAAGTCGTGCAGGAGCGCACCGGCCAGGAGTCCCTGAAGATCTTCAAGCAGGCCTTCGACAACATCAAGCCGCGCGTGGAAGTGCGCAGCCGCCGCGTAGGCGGCAGCACCTACCAGGTGCCCGTCGAGGTCAGCGTGCGCCGTCAGCAGAGCCTGACCCTGCGCTGGATGATGGCCGCCGTGGACAGCCGCCCCGAGCGCACCGCCATCGAGCGCCTGGCCGGCGAGATCATGGATGCCGCCCAGGGCCGTGGCGGCTCGATCAAGAAAAAAGACGATATCGAGCGCATGGCAGAAGCCAACCGCGCCTACGCGCACTACCGCTGGTAA
- the rpsL gene encoding 30S ribosomal protein S12, giving the protein MPTTQQLIRKGRTTLQKKNKVPALKGSPFRRGVCTVVKTTTPKKPNSALRKIARVRLSSGFEVTAYIPGEGHNLQEHSVVLIRGGRVKDLPGVRYHIVRGSLDTQGVKDRNKSRSKYGTKKPKAAKK; this is encoded by the coding sequence CTGCCTACCACCCAGCAACTGATCCGCAAGGGGCGCACCACGCTCCAGAAGAAAAACAAGGTTCCGGCCCTGAAGGGCAGCCCCTTCCGGCGCGGCGTGTGCACGGTCGTCAAGACCACCACGCCCAAGAAGCCCAACTCGGCGCTGCGCAAGATTGCCCGCGTGCGTCTGTCCAGCGGCTTTGAAGTCACCGCGTACATTCCCGGCGAAGGCCACAACCTGCAGGAGCACAGCGTCGTGCTGATTCGCGGCGGACGCGTCAAGGACTTGCCCGGCGTGCGGTACCACATCGTGCGCGGCAGCCTCGACACCCAGGGCGTCAAGGACCGCAACAAGAGCCGGTCCAAGTACGGCACCAAGAAGCCCAAGGCGGCCAAGAAGTAA
- a CDS encoding flavin reductase family protein gives MLSETGTQFFGYYPGTVALVTAEHGGVRNVMAAGWHTALSAQPPLYGVLIGRERATHGLVTQSGTFGINFLPASLSKPIQGTGVLSLHDLPQQDKLARLGLDTLPDAPLALADAYLHYRCRVTQTVPTGDHDLFVGEVLEVRHDPAFYDDRQLFLGEAAIYLGRSAYVKTTQGRETYLPESFS, from the coding sequence ATGCTCAGCGAGACAGGCACGCAGTTTTTCGGTTACTACCCCGGCACGGTGGCGCTGGTCACGGCGGAACACGGCGGGGTCCGCAACGTGATGGCCGCCGGCTGGCACACCGCCCTGAGCGCCCAGCCGCCGCTCTACGGGGTGCTGATCGGGCGGGAGCGGGCCACGCATGGGCTGGTGACACAGAGCGGTACGTTTGGCATCAACTTCCTGCCGGCCTCGCTCTCAAAGCCGATCCAGGGCACGGGGGTGCTGTCGCTGCATGACCTGCCACAGCAGGACAAACTGGCCCGGCTGGGTCTCGACACCCTGCCCGATGCGCCGCTGGCCCTGGCCGACGCGTACCTGCATTACCGCTGCCGCGTGACTCAGACCGTTCCTACCGGGGACCATGACCTGTTCGTGGGCGAGGTGCTGGAGGTTCGCCACGATCCGGCCTTCTACGATGACCGGCAACTGTTCCTGGGCGAGGCCGCCATTTACCTGGGCCGCAGCGCCTACGTGAAAACCACCCAGGGCCGTGAAACCTACCTTCCGGAGAGCTTCAGCTGA
- the gltX gene encoding glutamate--tRNA ligase, whose protein sequence is MSSSQPTVTRIAPSPTGDPHVGTAYIGLFNFVLARQGGGKFILRIEDTDRNRYVPDSEKRIFQMMQWLNLTPDESPLQDGPNGPYRQSERTELYGQHARQLVEGGHAYYAFETPEELTALREQAQADGTVIAVPSRDLDPAEARRRVAAGEAAVVRLKVPRDGETVVNDLLREPIHFRNAEIDDKVLLKADGYPTYHLANVVDDHLMGVTDVVRAEEWITSTPIHVLLYRAFGWDTPRFAHMPLLRNADKSKISKRKNPTSVEWYMDQGYLPEAMLNFLATMGWTHPDGTEIFDLDEFQRTFRLEDVTLGGPVFDQDKLRWYNGKYLREVLSEKEVTKRLHDFLLAHKSELPLDAYFRAVTRLLIPRIEVFSDFLDKTGYFWSEDYPVNEKAQKAIDGARELLPELAGRLKNLPQWDAENISALFHAFAEEKGLKLGKVMPPVRAAVAGTLESPDLPQMLEALGRERVAARVERAAH, encoded by the coding sequence ATGTCTTCATCCCAGCCCACCGTGACCCGTATCGCCCCCAGTCCCACCGGGGACCCGCATGTGGGCACCGCCTATATCGGTCTGTTCAACTTCGTCCTGGCGCGGCAGGGGGGCGGCAAGTTCATCCTGCGCATTGAGGACACGGACCGCAACCGCTACGTCCCCGACAGCGAGAAGCGCATCTTCCAGATGATGCAGTGGTTGAACCTGACGCCCGACGAATCGCCCTTGCAGGACGGCCCCAACGGTCCCTACCGCCAGTCCGAGCGCACCGAGTTGTACGGCCAGCACGCCCGGCAACTGGTGGAAGGCGGCCACGCCTACTACGCCTTCGAGACCCCCGAGGAACTGACTGCATTGCGCGAGCAGGCGCAGGCGGACGGCACGGTCATCGCCGTGCCCAGCCGTGACCTCGACCCCGCCGAGGCGCGGCGGCGGGTGGCGGCGGGCGAGGCCGCCGTCGTTCGGCTGAAGGTGCCGCGTGACGGCGAAACCGTGGTCAATGATCTGCTGCGCGAGCCGATCCATTTTCGGAACGCCGAGATCGACGACAAGGTGCTGCTCAAGGCCGACGGTTACCCCACCTACCACCTGGCAAACGTGGTGGACGATCACCTGATGGGCGTGACCGACGTGGTGCGCGCCGAGGAATGGATCACCAGCACGCCGATTCACGTCCTGCTGTACCGCGCCTTTGGCTGGGACACGCCCCGCTTCGCACACATGCCGCTACTGCGAAACGCCGACAAATCCAAGATCAGCAAGCGCAAGAACCCCACCAGCGTCGAGTGGTACATGGATCAGGGCTACCTGCCTGAAGCGATGCTGAACTTCCTGGCGACGATGGGCTGGACCCACCCGGACGGCACCGAAATCTTCGATCTGGACGAGTTTCAGCGCACTTTCCGGCTGGAGGACGTGACGCTGGGCGGCCCGGTTTTCGATCAGGACAAGTTGCGCTGGTACAACGGCAAGTATTTGCGTGAAGTCCTGAGCGAGAAAGAGGTAACCAAACGGCTGCACGATTTCCTGCTGGCCCACAAGTCTGAGCTGCCGCTGGACGCCTATTTCCGGGCCGTGACCCGGCTGCTGATTCCACGCATCGAGGTGTTCAGCGACTTCCTGGACAAGACAGGTTACTTCTGGTCCGAAGATTACCCGGTCAACGAGAAGGCGCAGAAGGCCATCGACGGCGCGCGGGAACTGCTGCCGGAGCTGGCGGGACGCCTCAAGAACCTGCCTCAGTGGGATGCGGAGAACATCAGCGCCCTGTTTCACGCTTTCGCCGAGGAAAAGGGCCTGAAGCTGGGCAAGGTCATGCCCCCGGTGCGCGCCGCCGTGGCCGGGACGCTGGAAAGCCCCGATCTGCCGCAGATGCTAGAGGCGTTGGGCCGCGAGCGCGTGGCGGCGCGGGTGGAACGGGCGGCACACTGA
- a CDS encoding MarR family winged helix-turn-helix transcriptional regulator, giving the protein MSTEQVGRFMGALWRFGRSFRQELDALLLAQGELDSPRFNVLQGIRSGHSYPKALAAHLHMPPTLLSRYLDQLCKQNLIERQIDTEDSRRIHLNLTPEGERLAASVIQSFLGLAAARMHDIDPERLGVLTALLEQLDAPPSTPSQENA; this is encoded by the coding sequence TTGAGTACCGAACAGGTGGGCCGTTTCATGGGCGCACTGTGGCGTTTCGGGCGCTCGTTCAGACAGGAGCTGGACGCGCTGCTGCTCGCTCAGGGCGAGCTGGATTCGCCGCGCTTCAACGTCTTGCAGGGCATCCGCAGCGGCCACAGCTACCCCAAGGCCCTGGCCGCCCACCTGCACATGCCGCCCACCCTGCTCAGCCGTTATCTGGATCAGCTGTGCAAGCAGAACCTGATCGAGCGTCAGATCGACACGGAAGACTCGCGCCGCATCCACCTGAACCTGACGCCAGAAGGCGAACGGCTGGCGGCCAGCGTGATTCAGTCCTTTCTTGGTCTGGCCGCCGCCCGGATGCACGACATCGATCCCGAACGTCTGGGCGTCCTGACCGCCCTCCTTGAACAGCTCGACGCCCCGCCTTCCACCCCTTCCCAGGAGAACGCATGA
- a CDS encoding MDR family MFS transporter, with protein MTQATLQPAAQQFTKQERQITLVGLLVVFLLAALSQTIVSTAMPRIIEDLHGFNLYTWVTTAYLLASTVMVPIYGKLSDLYGRKPILVFGVVLFLFGSALSGLAGEPFLGNFLGGGMNQLIAFRAVAGLGGAALFTIAFTILADMFEPAERAKFGGLFGAIFGLASVIGPAVGGFLTDNLSWRWVFYVNLPLGLLALFLIIVKMPRLTHRIGGRIDYWGAALILLTTIPLLLALTWGGTTYPWGSTRILSLFALSAVSLLAFIAVEARTPDAIIPLSLFKNRMFSLGNLASFIMGMAFLGVILFLPLFMQTVLGVSPTKSGFSILPLMGGLILSSIVAGQLVARSGQYKPWMIGGSLVLIAGIFLLTQITAETTLLDLGWRMFVVGLGLGPAQSLFTLAIQNGVSMQQLGIATSSSQFFRQIGSTIGAAVFGTLLLNNLHTELPRALPAIPGAQIDTQNFDIGALRSSGGADGPAAQIKKAYDAQYVQLERALNGDQAAAQALTGNPQVPAELKALLEDGGLQAQVHQTLEVQAANVGTLLATGEPGRQALLKSELPADLKAQLRALPAQALNTPQAAQATAAQIQQGILAQEDAAVRQTRQTVLAELKTKLDEQATVLGERVTTGLKEGFTASMTRMFGTSLWFIVAGFLVVLFIPVIPMLGATHVAGRKPQADGEGKPTASD; from the coding sequence ATGACCCAGGCCACCCTTCAACCCGCCGCCCAGCAGTTCACCAAACAGGAGCGCCAGATCACGCTGGTCGGCCTGCTGGTGGTCTTCCTGCTCGCGGCGCTGAGCCAGACCATCGTCAGCACCGCCATGCCGCGCATCATCGAAGATCTGCACGGCTTCAACCTGTACACCTGGGTCACCACCGCCTACCTGCTGGCCAGCACGGTGATGGTGCCGATCTACGGCAAGCTGTCTGACCTGTACGGGCGCAAACCGATTCTGGTGTTCGGGGTGGTGCTGTTCCTGTTCGGCTCGGCGCTGTCGGGGCTGGCCGGCGAGCCGTTCCTGGGCAATTTCCTGGGCGGCGGCATGAACCAGCTGATCGCCTTCCGCGCGGTGGCCGGGCTGGGCGGTGCGGCGCTGTTCACGATTGCCTTTACCATCCTGGCCGACATGTTTGAGCCGGCCGAGCGCGCCAAATTCGGCGGGCTGTTCGGCGCGATCTTCGGCCTCGCCAGCGTGATCGGCCCCGCCGTGGGCGGCTTTCTGACCGACAACCTGAGCTGGCGCTGGGTCTTTTACGTCAACCTGCCGCTGGGCCTGCTGGCCCTGTTTCTGATCATCGTCAAGATGCCCCGGCTGACGCACCGCATCGGCGGGCGCATCGACTACTGGGGCGCGGCGCTGATCCTGCTGACCACCATTCCGCTGCTGCTGGCGCTGACCTGGGGCGGCACCACCTACCCGTGGGGCAGCACCCGCATCCTGAGCCTGTTCGCGCTCAGCGCCGTGAGCCTGCTGGCCTTTATCGCCGTGGAGGCGCGCACGCCCGACGCGATCATTCCGCTGAGCCTGTTCAAGAACAGGATGTTCAGCTTGGGCAACCTGGCGTCGTTCATCATGGGCATGGCCTTCCTGGGCGTGATTCTGTTTCTGCCGCTGTTCATGCAGACCGTACTGGGCGTCTCCCCCACCAAGAGCGGCTTTTCGATTCTGCCGCTGATGGGCGGCCTGATCCTGTCGAGCATCGTGGCCGGGCAGCTGGTGGCGCGCAGCGGGCAGTACAAGCCTTGGATGATCGGCGGCAGTCTGGTGCTGATCGCCGGGATCTTCCTGCTGACGCAGATCACCGCAGAAACCACGCTGCTGGATCTGGGCTGGCGCATGTTCGTGGTGGGCCTGGGGCTGGGGCCGGCGCAGAGCCTGTTTACCCTGGCGATCCAGAACGGCGTCTCCATGCAGCAGTTGGGCATCGCCACCTCCAGCAGCCAGTTCTTCCGCCAGATCGGCTCCACCATCGGGGCCGCCGTGTTCGGTACGCTGCTGCTGAACAACCTGCACACCGAGTTGCCGCGCGCCCTGCCGGCCATCCCCGGCGCACAGATTGACACCCAGAACTTCGACATCGGCGCGCTGCGTTCCAGCGGCGGCGCGGACGGCCCTGCCGCACAGATCAAGAAAGCTTATGACGCCCAGTACGTTCAACTTGAACGCGCCCTGAACGGGGATCAGGCGGCGGCCCAGGCGCTGACGGGCAACCCGCAGGTGCCGGCCGAGTTGAAAGCCCTGCTGGAAGACGGCGGCCTTCAGGCCCAGGTTCACCAGACGCTGGAAGTGCAGGCCGCCAACGTCGGCACGCTGCTGGCAACGGGCGAGCCGGGCCGTCAGGCGCTGCTTAAGAGCGAGCTGCCCGCCGATCTCAAAGCGCAGCTGCGCGCCCTGCCCGCCCAGGCGCTGAACACCCCGCAGGCCGCGCAGGCCACTGCCGCGCAAATCCAGCAGGGTATCCTGGCGCAGGAGGACGCCGCCGTGCGGCAGACCCGCCAGACCGTGCTGGCCGAACTCAAGACCAAGTTGGACGAGCAGGCCACCGTCCTGGGCGAGCGGGTCACCACCGGCCTCAAGGAAGGCTTCACCGCCAGCATGACCCGTATGTTCGGCACCAGCCTATGGTTCATTGTGGCGGGCTTCCTGGTGGTGCTGTTCATTCCAGTGATTCCCATGCTGGGGGCCACCCACGTCGCGGGGCGCAAGCCGCAGGCAGACGGCGAGGGCAAGCCCACCGCCAGCGACTGA
- a CDS encoding Asp23/Gls24 family envelope stress response protein, with protein sequence MTGSINISEAALASLIGLTAHEIPGVVGMAPANLKEGISRVLGRANVSDGVVIGREKESGTYTADLYIVAAYGVSIPTVARNIVERVEHVVKNLAGIELSATRVHAVGVQRA encoded by the coding sequence GTGACTGGCTCTATAAACATTTCCGAGGCGGCGCTGGCCTCGTTGATCGGGCTGACCGCCCACGAGATTCCCGGCGTGGTGGGCATGGCCCCCGCCAACCTGAAAGAAGGGATTTCCCGCGTGCTGGGCCGCGCCAACGTCAGCGACGGCGTGGTGATCGGCCGGGAGAAGGAAAGCGGCACGTACACCGCAGACCTGTACATCGTCGCGGCCTACGGCGTCAGCATTCCCACGGTGGCGCGCAATATCGTCGAGCGCGTGGAACACGTCGTCAAGAATCTGGCCGGCATCGAGCTGAGCGCCACCCGCGTCCATGCGGTGGGGGTTCAGCGTGCCTGA
- a CDS encoding DAK2 domain-containing protein — MLRYATDWLGVYREEVNALNVYPVPDGDTGTNMHLTMQSVRRELETADTGSMAGVARAISYGALLGARGNSGVILSQLLKGFAEVIKDRAEVDAPTLIRALDAAQRSGYGAVMKPVEGTILTVARGVAEGARGDTVDMVLENALFKGQELLDRTPEMLPALKQAGVIDSGGQGYLYIVQGMLAELRGDELPEAPEITQYAAQSFENEEFGFCTEFLMSEATRPIEDIRELVSPFGDSLLVVGAEGYVKGHIHTNEPDELLATVGRYGKMLKTKVEDMSEQHTEILGMAGATARAEEELPPSGLVAVANGYGLVKLFRSLGARIVSGGQTANPSVQDIVDAVRSVSAERVIVLPNNKNVLMAAERAMELMEGRAVVVPTRTLGQGMGAALAFQPDVPADELKEAMTEAAGAVTTFEVTRASRTTNITTKAGDTLAIAEGDVIGLQDDELVQAGGSPEDSVLKMLAGAYNGQEIITVFGGPQKSQADLDALAGRIGEQFASAEVEAHAGGPDLYDYLVTLE, encoded by the coding sequence ATGCTGCGCTACGCCACCGACTGGCTGGGCGTGTACCGCGAGGAAGTCAACGCGCTGAACGTGTACCCCGTCCCCGACGGCGACACCGGCACCAACATGCACCTGACCATGCAGTCGGTGCGGCGCGAGCTGGAAACGGCTGATACGGGCAGCATGGCGGGAGTCGCCCGCGCCATCAGCTACGGCGCGCTGCTGGGCGCACGCGGCAACAGCGGCGTGATCCTCTCGCAGCTGCTCAAGGGCTTTGCAGAAGTGATCAAGGACAGGGCGGAGGTGGACGCGCCCACCCTGATCCGCGCCCTCGACGCCGCGCAGAGGAGCGGCTACGGCGCGGTGATGAAACCGGTGGAAGGCACGATCCTGACCGTGGCACGCGGCGTGGCCGAGGGGGCGCGCGGCGACACGGTAGACATGGTGCTGGAAAACGCGCTGTTCAAGGGTCAGGAGCTGCTGGACAGGACGCCGGAGATGCTGCCCGCCCTCAAGCAGGCCGGGGTGATCGACAGCGGCGGCCAGGGCTACCTGTACATCGTGCAGGGGATGCTGGCCGAGCTGCGCGGCGACGAGCTGCCCGAAGCGCCGGAGATCACGCAGTATGCCGCCCAGAGCTTCGAGAACGAGGAATTCGGCTTCTGCACCGAGTTTTTAATGTCCGAGGCCACCAGGCCCATCGAGGACATCCGCGAACTGGTCAGCCCCTTCGGCGACAGCCTGCTGGTGGTGGGCGCGGAGGGCTACGTCAAGGGCCACATCCACACCAACGAGCCGGACGAGCTGCTGGCGACGGTGGGGCGCTACGGCAAGATGCTCAAGACCAAAGTCGAGGACATGTCCGAGCAGCACACCGAGATCCTGGGCATGGCCGGAGCCACCGCCCGCGCCGAGGAGGAACTGCCGCCGTCGGGGCTGGTGGCGGTGGCGAACGGCTACGGGCTGGTCAAGCTGTTCCGCTCTCTCGGCGCACGCATCGTCTCCGGCGGGCAGACCGCCAACCCCAGCGTGCAGGACATCGTGGACGCCGTCCGCAGCGTCAGCGCCGAGCGCGTGATCGTGCTGCCCAACAACAAGAACGTGCTGATGGCCGCCGAACGGGCGATGGAACTGATGGAAGGCCGCGCCGTGGTGGTGCCCACCCGCACGCTGGGGCAGGGCATGGGCGCGGCCCTGGCCTTCCAGCCCGACGTTCCCGCCGACGAGTTGAAAGAGGCCATGACCGAGGCGGCGGGGGCCGTGACCACCTTCGAGGTCACGCGGGCCAGCCGCACCACCAACATCACCACCAAAGCTGGCGACACGCTGGCCATTGCCGAGGGCGACGTGATCGGCTTGCAGGACGACGAACTGGTGCAGGCCGGGGGCAGCCCCGAGGACAGCGTGCTGAAGATGCTGGCGGGCGCCTACAACGGGCAGGAGATCATTACCGTGTTCGGCGGCCCGCAGAAATCGCAGGCCGATCTGGACGCGCTGGCCGGGCGAATTGGCGAGCAGTTCGCGTCGGCGGAAGTCGAGGCGCACGCGGGGGGGCCAGACCTGTACGACTATCTGGTCACGCTGGAGTAA
- a CDS encoding acetamidase/formamidase family protein codes for MAHHHLSAEHIHTVWDRTLSPALRVRPGDTVTLDTLDASDGGVARRVGAGELEAPAELDALIRADTFPARNAPRGHPLTGPVVVEGAQPGDALKVEILEVRTAAWGWTACRPNGIGLLDAVLADEGLQPYTHFWDLRPGTHTDFLPGIRLPLAPFPGVIGVAPAADGPHPTAPPRQVGGNMDIRQLVAGATLYLPVEVPGALFSVGDLHAAQGDGELSGTGIETAGQITLRLGLEKDAGLTTPEFVTPTHGGSSSRWHATTGHDPDLMTAARTALRALLRRLTARGLSLEQAYVLSSACADLKISQVVDAPNYTVSAFLPLDIFVE; via the coding sequence ATGGCCCACCACCACCTGAGCGCCGAGCACATCCACACCGTCTGGGACCGCACGCTGTCGCCTGCGCTGCGGGTGCGGCCCGGCGACACCGTGACACTCGATACGCTGGACGCCTCCGACGGTGGGGTGGCGCGGCGGGTGGGGGCGGGTGAATTGGAGGCTCCTGCCGAACTGGACGCCCTGATCCGCGCCGACACATTTCCCGCGCGGAATGCGCCGCGCGGCCACCCGCTGACCGGCCCGGTGGTCGTGGAAGGCGCGCAGCCCGGCGACGCCCTGAAAGTCGAGATTCTGGAGGTCAGAACTGCCGCGTGGGGCTGGACGGCCTGCCGCCCCAACGGCATCGGCCTGCTGGATGCCGTACTGGCCGACGAGGGCCTGCAACCCTACACGCATTTCTGGGACCTGCGCCCGGGCACCCACACCGACTTTCTGCCGGGGATCCGCCTGCCGCTGGCTCCCTTTCCCGGCGTGATCGGGGTGGCGCCCGCTGCGGACGGCCCGCATCCCACCGCGCCGCCCCGGCAGGTGGGCGGCAACATGGACATCCGGCAACTGGTGGCGGGCGCCACGCTGTACCTGCCGGTTGAGGTGCCCGGCGCGCTGTTCTCGGTGGGTGACCTGCACGCCGCGCAGGGCGACGGCGAACTGTCGGGCACCGGCATCGAGACGGCCGGCCAGATCACGCTGCGCCTGGGTCTGGAAAAAGACGCAGGGCTGACCACGCCAGAGTTCGTTACGCCCACACACGGCGGCAGCAGCTCGCGCTGGCACGCCACCACCGGCCACGATCCAGACCTGATGACCGCGGCCCGCACCGCCCTGCGCGCCCTGCTGCGGCGGCTGACCGCGCGCGGCCTGAGTCTGGAACAGGCCTACGTGCTGTCCAGCGCGTGCGCCGACCTCAAGATCAGTCAGGTGGTGGACGCGCCGAACTACACAGTCAGCGCCTTCCTGCCGCTGGACATCTTCGTGGAGTGA